ActaattgaacaatttgaccCATAGTCAATGCTTATTTGAGCTGCttttttcattaaatttACCACCCTCGTTTAAAATATGTCGACATTGGCGTTGTCACCAAGTAACAAGCTTAAGCGCTCGATTCCTAATTCACCAAGTAAAGAGAATGAGGATATATCAGAAGTCAAACACGAAAAGCATGAAAAACGTTATGTAAGTGGACCAACGTCAGCAACTGAGTCATTGCTTTCGCCTTCAAAGAGACAATTGCTCAAACAAATGAGCCcaaatgtttcaaaaaagtCTAAACCATCGTCGGAATCAATAGTCAAACCGCCACATTATGTTACTGAATCCAAGTTCCAAAGACCGCAGTTACCTCCCTCACTCAAGCCTAAATTGGAGCAGAGATCGAAAACATCATTGACATTACCATCAACTAACTTGCCACCTTCATTTGGCTTACGTCGCTCCAACTCATTACTCAATAGATCAAACAGCTCCTTATCTGAACAATCTTCTATAAACCTACCCGACCGATTCATTCCATCGCGACATAACTCCGTAAGCGGAAAACTTGACTCATCTACTGTATCGCCAGCACCAAATGCATCTCCAGAAACACATATAAAAGCACaaacttcaaaaatatATCAGCATCATGTGGCTGAAGCATGTGGGCTAGAGGTTAACTCGAGAATTTTACTATACCagccaccaccaccagagAGGAAGAAACCTGTCAATCTTGCAACTCAGTTGACTCAGACAAATAAGCTTAAAATTGGGAAGCACTCACTTCCACCATCAATTGCTTCAGCAAGAGCGAAAAAGATCCCTTCTTCTCCAGAGAGGGTTTTGGACGCACCCGGAttagttgatgatttttaTCTCAATTTACTAGCATGGTCACTGTATAACCTTTTGGCGATAGGACTTGAAGATGCTGTTTATGTTTGGAACGCCTCAACTGGATCAGTTGGACTTTTATGTGAGCTTCCTGATAAAGCTCTAGTTTCCTCTGTGAAATGGTCCCAAGATGGATCATATGTCTCAATTGGAAAGGACGATGGGcttattgaaatttgggatattgaaaagaatgtAAAGTTGCGGACGCTAAATTGTGACAATCATTTGACAAGAGTTGCATCACAGGCATGGAACCAGCATGTATTGACCAGCGGGAGCAGAATAGGTAACTTGTACCATTCAGATGTGAGAGTAGCATCCCATCTAAGTGCAAAAGCTGAAAACTGTCACGACTCAGAAATTTGTGGCATCGAATATAAACATGATGGAAAGCAATTCGTCACTGGTGGAAATGATAATGTTGTCAACATCTGGGATGTCAGAAACACTACTCCATTATTTACCAAAACCAATCACAAAGCAGCGGTCAAGGCGTTGTCATGGTGCCCTTATCATCCATCATTGTTGGCTACAGGAGGTGGTTCCAACgacaaaacaataaatttttgGAATACTACAACAGGAGCTAGAGTAAACACAATCGAAACGGGATCGCAGGTGAGTTCATTGAACTGGGGCTATGCACATGGTACAGGAATGGAGATTGTCGCCACGCATGGGTTTCCAACAAATAGCATCTCCTTGTTCAATTACCCTACGTTGCAAAAGACTGGGGAAATTGTCAATGCGCATGACACTAGGATCTTGAATGGTTGTTTGAGCCCGGATAATCTTACACTCGCGACAGTTGCGGGTGATGAGAATCTAAAGTTTTGGTCTTTGTTTGATATGAACAAATCGGCAAAGAGAttatatgatgatgaattaaaTGATTCTAAAGACGaaccaaaaatgaaaaagatgatgaaCCTTCGTTAGTAGACGTTTAATGAGATAAGAGATTGTAAATTTTGTAGAAGTTCTGGAAGCGTTATATAGATCGCCGATTTGCAacacaagaaaaaaaaaaaatacattgaatccaccaccagcaaTGCCACGATCTCCAACAAACACCCTCATAATAACCAACTTGAGTGACCACCTACTACAAAACCCCCATGAGTTGATTGAGTTTATATCTGGTACT
This region of Candida orthopsilosis Co 90-125, chromosome 6 draft sequence genomic DNA includes:
- a CDS encoding Cdc20 protein (protein similar to S. cerevisiae Cdc20p) encodes the protein MSTLALSPSNKLKRSIPNSPSKENEDISEVKHEKHEKRYVSGPTSATESLLSPSKRQLLKQMSPNVSKKSKPSSESIVKPPHYVTESKFQRPQLPPSLKPKLEQRSKTSLTLPSTNLPPSFGLRRSNSLLNRSNSSLSEQSSINLPDRFIPSRHNSVSGKLDSSTVSPAPNASPETHIKAQTSKIYQHHVAEACGLEVNSRILLYQPPPPERKKPVNLATQLTQTNKLKIGKHSLPPSIASARAKKIPSSPERVLDAPGLVDDFYLNLLAWSSYNLLAIGLEDAVYVWNASTGSVGLLCELPDKALVSSVKWSQDGSYVSIGKDDGLIEIWDIEKNVKLRTLNCDNHLTRVASQAWNQHVLTSGSRIGNLYHSDVRVASHLSAKAENCHDSEICGIEYKHDGKQFVTGGNDNVVNIWDVRNTTPLFTKTNHKAAVKALSWCPYHPSLLATGGGSNDKTINFWNTTTGARVNTIETGSQVSSLNWGYAHGTGMEIVATHGFPTNSISLFNYPTLQKTGEIVNAHDTRILNGCLSPDNLTLATVAGDENLKFWSLFDMNKSAKRLYDDELNDSKDEPKMKKMMNLR